A part of Eubacterium sp. AB3007 genomic DNA contains:
- a CDS encoding BMC domain-containing protein, translated as MGNSRQALGLIETFGLVFMLEAADAMVKAAEVEVVGYENTASGYISILTRGDVAACKSAVEAGIKAVEAIGAEVYSSCVIATPHPDIQKIIERYTLDKLLPY; from the coding sequence ATGGGAAATTCAAGACAGGCATTAGGACTAATTGAAACCTTTGGATTGGTTTTTATGCTGGAAGCAGCGGATGCCATGGTGAAGGCTGCTGAGGTCGAGGTGGTTGGCTACGAGAACACCGCATCTGGATATATTTCCATTCTTACCAGAGGGGACGTGGCTGCCTGTAAGTCCGCCGTTGAGGCTGGCATCAAAGCCGTCGAGGCGATCGGAGCAGAGGTTTACAGCTCCTGTGTCATCGCGACACCGCATCCGGACATCCAGAAGATTATCGAGAGATACACGTTAGACAAGTTATTACCGTATTAA
- a CDS encoding BMC domain-containing protein, with amino-acid sequence MSRYYGQEAIGLIETIGMVPALDACDKMLKAADVELISYENIGSTLVTIIVKGDVAACKASVAAGAKAAAAIGTLTAQNVMPRPIPDIGDIVSCHDVDCY; translated from the coding sequence ATGAGCAGATACTATGGTCAAGAGGCTATCGGGCTTATCGAGACGATTGGTATGGTCCCTGCGCTGGATGCCTGTGACAAGATGTTGAAGGCAGCTGACGTTGAGCTGATCTCGTACGAGAACATTGGATCTACGCTGGTAACGATCATCGTCAAGGGTGATGTTGCTGCCTGTAAGGCTTCTGTTGCAGCTGGCGCAAAAGCGGCGGCTGCCATCGGAACTCTAACAGCGCAGAATGTCATGCCTCGTCCGATTCCGGACATCGGCGACATCGTTTCCTGCCATGACGTTGATTGTTATTAA
- a CDS encoding MerR family transcriptional regulator → MKERKKDYYSIGDVSKICNVSRKAMRFYDEIGLIKPDKVGSNNYRYYSREALLNLTILKYYKQMGFKLEEMRALMDTEEYQVIEHGFLEKIGELREEATAIQDKLTSVSDWYDLLLEAQTVILNNATEVSIKYIEPEEYGCMEQAYNADSKEACINLDWTEHLDEINCEIAGAVMIVFPSYKERMQDTCETMRIMQKMIRPGRKSQTIRMGGGMFLSCYHIGPHTTLNRTYEKMIDWAAEHNYKLGEEAWERYVTDYWTTKNEEMFVTEIRLQVFR, encoded by the coding sequence GTGAAGGAAAGGAAAAAAGATTACTATTCGATCGGCGACGTGAGCAAAATCTGTAATGTGTCCCGGAAAGCGATGCGGTTTTATGACGAAATCGGGCTGATCAAGCCAGATAAGGTGGGGTCGAACAACTACCGCTACTATTCCAGGGAGGCGCTCCTAAACCTGACTATCCTGAAGTACTACAAGCAGATGGGTTTCAAACTGGAGGAGATGCGTGCGCTGATGGATACGGAGGAGTACCAGGTGATTGAACACGGGTTCCTGGAGAAGATCGGAGAGCTTCGTGAGGAGGCGACGGCGATCCAAGACAAACTGACGTCTGTCAGCGACTGGTACGATCTTCTGCTGGAGGCGCAGACCGTCATCCTAAACAATGCCACCGAGGTTTCGATCAAGTACATCGAGCCGGAGGAGTATGGGTGTATGGAACAGGCGTATAACGCAGATTCCAAAGAGGCCTGCATCAACCTGGATTGGACGGAGCATCTGGACGAGATCAACTGCGAGATCGCTGGCGCGGTGATGATCGTATTCCCTTCATACAAGGAGCGTATGCAGGACACCTGCGAGACCATGCGGATCATGCAGAAGATGATTCGACCGGGCCGAAAGAGTCAGACAATAAGGATGGGGGGGGGAATGTTCCTCTCCTGCTACCACATCGGGCCACACACCACACTGAATCGCACCTATGAGAAGATGATCGACTGGGCGGCGGAGCACAACTATAAGCTGGGTGAAGAGGCCTGGGAAAGATATGTGACGGATTACTGGACCACCAAGAATGAGGAGATGTTCGTGACGGAGATCCGGCTGCAGGTATTCAGATAA
- a CDS encoding DUF4125 family protein encodes MSIVRNNTPKDTLINAIVDLEWNMFQETQNIGGRAGCQDDRETFYIMRYSQFSVLNEDTLQSYRNDLESARQSGRNLITEKYGYMMEFTSPEYYKEKLEGVLPALSAGKAELIAQIVSLQLAYHKAFAEKYPRMAGAGRPEQDSYDTSVRTYSIGELKTYSEKTLQLFLRDVWGNQHMILDIQETMAGFYGYNSLQAAEDALARRG; translated from the coding sequence ATGAGCATTGTCAGGAATAATACGCCGAAAGATACACTGATCAACGCGATCGTCGACTTGGAATGGAATATGTTCCAGGAGACGCAGAACATCGGTGGTAGAGCTGGATGTCAGGATGACCGTGAGACGTTCTATATCATGCGTTACAGTCAGTTTTCTGTGCTGAACGAGGATACGCTCCAGAGTTACAGAAACGACCTGGAGAGCGCGCGTCAGAGTGGCCGGAATCTGATCACCGAGAAATACGGTTATATGATGGAGTTCACGTCTCCGGAATATTATAAGGAGAAGCTGGAGGGAGTACTGCCGGCTTTGTCTGCGGGGAAGGCGGAGCTGATCGCGCAGATTGTCTCGCTTCAGCTCGCCTACCACAAAGCCTTCGCTGAGAAATACCCCCGCATGGCAGGCGCGGGGCGACCGGAGCAGGACTCCTACGATACCTCTGTACGGACATACAGCATCGGTGAACTGAAGACCTACTCCGAGAAGACATTACAGTTGTTTCTACGAGACGTATGGGGAAACCAGCACATGATCCTGGATATCCAGGAGACCATGGCCGGATTCTACGGATACAACAGCCTGCAGGCCGCGGAGGATGCGCTGGCACGCCGGGGATAG
- a CDS encoding DUF4037 domain-containing protein, producing the protein MKGMELARGYYEECARDQIAATFPQYAGRIAVGLVGEGSECYGYDDSYSQDHDFGPGFCLWLDADTAKAIGRDLQRLYDQLPKEFRGYTRNETPEGKGRVGVFRIDYFYQRYTNCPGAPEDNLAWMNVPERFLSIATNGQVFSDPQGAFTAIRNKLLGFYPQDVLRKKLAARAAVMGQAGQYNYPRCIQRGDRGAAFLALHDFVEAGLSALYLLNRKYMPFYKWAFRGTEQLATLGASVESLKKIVDPSVQASPQEVQQHIESICVEVAGELNRQGFSSVSDTFLSSHCGQIMAGITDPRLRGLHVMADCD; encoded by the coding sequence ATGAAAGGAATGGAATTAGCCAGAGGCTACTACGAGGAATGTGCCCGTGACCAGATCGCTGCCACGTTCCCTCAGTATGCCGGGCGCATCGCTGTCGGACTGGTGGGTGAAGGCTCAGAGTGCTACGGGTACGATGACAGTTACTCTCAAGACCATGATTTTGGCCCGGGGTTTTGTCTGTGGCTGGACGCGGACACCGCCAAGGCCATCGGCCGCGACCTTCAGAGGCTGTATGATCAGCTCCCGAAGGAGTTCCGGGGATACACTCGCAACGAGACCCCGGAAGGAAAGGGACGTGTGGGCGTGTTCCGCATCGATTACTTCTATCAGAGATACACCAACTGCCCAGGAGCACCGGAGGACAACCTAGCGTGGATGAACGTGCCCGAGAGGTTCCTGTCCATCGCCACCAACGGGCAGGTGTTCAGTGACCCGCAGGGGGCGTTTACAGCCATCAGAAATAAGTTGTTGGGGTTTTACCCCCAGGACGTGCTCCGGAAGAAACTAGCGGCCCGCGCGGCTGTCATGGGACAGGCTGGGCAGTATAATTACCCTCGTTGCATTCAGAGAGGGGACAGGGGAGCCGCCTTCCTTGCTCTCCACGATTTTGTAGAAGCGGGGTTGTCGGCTTTGTACCTGCTGAACCGGAAATACATGCCCTTCTACAAGTGGGCGTTTCGTGGGACAGAACAGCTCGCTACGCTTGGAGCATCAGTCGAGTCCCTGAAGAAGATCGTCGATCCATCTGTCCAGGCCTCCCCTCAGGAGGTGCAGCAACACATCGAGTCGATTTGTGTGGAGGTGGCGGGGGAGCTTAACCGACAGGGCTTTTCCAGCGTGAGTGACACCTTCCTGTCGTCCCACTGCGGGCAGATCATGGCGGGGATCACAGACCCGAGGCTCAGAGGCCTTCATGTAATGGCAGACTGTGACTAG
- a CDS encoding tetratricopeptide repeat protein, translating to MEKIMSVDDFYYGLDKMFAQHDNEKTEKYMLDALEQAKGDVNMSLIIAISNELGGFYRAKGDVEKAKLLNDSVLAALKEIGQENSMNYAVALINAGNAHNSAREYDKALPMYKQAEALLEALGQGRDYQMAALCNNMSAAYREREDFEEAEKMARKSIIIISSIQGKRLELATSLINLGEVQTRLKKFDEAEETLKTAVAIYEVEAGGVDIHYAAAMAALGALYYYRRDFDASIEAYQKTLKLIERDFGHTPYYEMIQKNLKQVEEERPN from the coding sequence ATGGAAAAGATCATGTCAGTAGATGACTTTTATTATGGGCTGGACAAAATGTTTGCACAGCATGATAATGAGAAAACAGAGAAGTACATGCTGGATGCACTGGAGCAGGCCAAGGGCGATGTGAACATGTCGCTGATCATTGCTATCAGCAACGAACTGGGGGGGTTCTACAGGGCTAAGGGCGATGTGGAGAAGGCTAAGCTCCTCAACGACAGTGTGTTGGCGGCACTGAAGGAGATCGGACAGGAAAACAGCATGAACTACGCGGTTGCGTTGATCAATGCGGGTAATGCCCACAACTCTGCCAGAGAGTATGACAAGGCGCTTCCTATGTACAAGCAGGCAGAGGCCTTGCTGGAGGCTCTGGGACAGGGTCGAGACTATCAGATGGCAGCTCTCTGCAACAACATGAGTGCTGCGTATAGAGAGAGGGAGGATTTTGAGGAAGCGGAGAAGATGGCACGCAAGTCCATCATCATCATTTCTTCCATTCAGGGTAAGCGTCTTGAGCTTGCTACCAGCCTGATCAATCTGGGCGAGGTGCAGACCAGACTAAAGAAATTCGACGAAGCGGAGGAGACGCTGAAGACAGCGGTAGCGATCTATGAGGTCGAGGCTGGCGGTGTGGACATCCATTACGCGGCGGCCATGGCTGCGCTGGGAGCACTGTATTACTACCGCAGAGACTTCGATGCTTCCATCGAGGCATATCAGAAGACACTGAAGTTGATCGAGCGTGATTTCGGTCATACCCCATACTACGAAATGATCCAGAAGAACCTGAAGCAGGTCGAGGAGGAGAGACCTAACTGA
- a CDS encoding DUF1292 domain-containing protein, which produces MADNKYEEVEVVTLEFDDDTTMECEILGIFDYNNEDYIALIPHDDSDDVYIYGYEEYEDGSYEILDIVNEELFEKVAKEFDKIMAEQEDSDQSNQNVNNNVTVNVNVNVGK; this is translated from the coding sequence ATGGCTGATAATAAGTATGAGGAAGTGGAGGTCGTGACTCTGGAGTTTGATGACGATACGACCATGGAGTGCGAGATTCTTGGAATCTTCGACTACAATAACGAGGACTATATCGCATTGATCCCGCATGACGACTCCGACGATGTCTATATCTACGGGTACGAGGAGTATGAGGACGGAAGTTACGAGATCTTGGATATCGTAAACGAGGAATTGTTCGAGAAGGTGGCAAAGGAATTCGATAAGATCATGGCAGAACAGGAAGACTCGGATCAATCGAATCAAAATGTTAACAATAATGTAACTGTTAATGTTAATGTTAATGTGGGTAAATAA
- the uvrC gene encoding excinuclease ABC subunit UvrC, with protein sequence MFDIKENLKKLPDSPGVYMHKDRLGQVIYVGKAISLRNRVRQYFQTSYQTNPKIRALVGSIAEFEYITCSSEMEALILECNLIKKYMPKYNVLLRDDKTYPYIVVTTSEEYPRVVKTRLLKKDGNRYFGPYSDAGAVNEIVDLFGSIYALKRCRKTSFPEGFRPCLHYFIGECQGMCIGEVDKARYRETIEEILQYLSGKARPLLDRLKDRMQKASEAMAYEEAAKWRDAIKALEALSETQRVTMIGKKDMDIVLPLRTTSGDQMVLFPVRDGKLSGRETFPIQAEESDQTEDLVAAFIKQYYSQWATVPREILVDRDLPEQELLEEFLSKEGHRVHIHMPQKGDKKALLDLTRQDVAEMTKSLAERAETRRERQQAVLREMNGLLSMVGCPRAPGQENSPVRVESYDISNTNGVDSVGAMVVFSGLNKVKKDYRRFRIRTIEGADDYGSLQEVLYRRYKHALAGDPGFSTLPDIIMMDGGLGQVHAAKKILDAMRLPIPVVGMAKDDAHRTRAIVFDDGRELPLADHQVLFSYAGTIQEEVHRYAIDYHHKLHGKNAIHSVLDEIPGVGPKRRNELLYHFKSVEGVKAATMEELMELPSVTRQVAENIREYFK encoded by the coding sequence ATGTTCGATATCAAAGAAAACCTCAAAAAACTCCCGGATTCCCCGGGAGTTTATATGCATAAGGACAGACTGGGACAGGTCATCTATGTGGGGAAGGCGATTTCTCTGCGGAATCGGGTGCGCCAATACTTTCAGACGTCCTATCAGACCAACCCCAAGATCCGGGCGCTGGTGGGGAGCATTGCGGAGTTTGAGTACATCACATGCTCCAGTGAGATGGAAGCCCTGATTCTGGAATGCAATCTCATCAAGAAGTATATGCCTAAGTACAACGTGCTACTGCGGGATGACAAGACCTACCCCTACATTGTGGTCACCACTTCGGAGGAGTACCCCAGGGTTGTGAAGACCAGGCTGCTGAAAAAGGATGGGAACCGGTACTTCGGTCCTTACAGTGATGCAGGGGCGGTGAATGAGATCGTGGATCTGTTCGGGAGCATCTATGCGCTGAAACGCTGCCGGAAGACGAGTTTCCCGGAAGGGTTTCGGCCCTGTCTTCATTATTTTATCGGCGAGTGCCAGGGGATGTGCATTGGAGAGGTGGACAAAGCCCGCTACCGAGAGACCATCGAGGAGATTCTGCAGTACCTGTCCGGCAAGGCAAGGCCGCTCCTGGACAGGCTGAAGGACAGGATGCAGAAGGCGTCGGAGGCCATGGCCTACGAGGAGGCCGCCAAGTGGAGGGATGCCATCAAGGCACTGGAGGCTTTGTCGGAGACGCAGCGTGTGACCATGATCGGGAAGAAGGACATGGACATCGTGCTGCCCTTGCGGACGACCAGCGGGGACCAGATGGTACTCTTCCCGGTGAGGGATGGCAAGTTGAGCGGGCGGGAGACGTTTCCCATCCAGGCGGAGGAGAGCGATCAGACCGAGGATCTGGTGGCGGCCTTCATCAAGCAGTATTACAGCCAGTGGGCCACCGTGCCCCGGGAGATCCTGGTGGACAGGGATCTCCCGGAGCAGGAGCTTTTGGAGGAGTTTCTCAGCAAGGAGGGACACCGGGTTCACATTCACATGCCGCAGAAAGGCGACAAGAAGGCGCTGCTTGACCTGACCAGACAGGATGTGGCGGAGATGACCAAGTCTCTTGCGGAAAGGGCAGAGACCCGTCGGGAACGCCAGCAGGCGGTGCTCAGGGAAATGAACGGACTGTTGTCTATGGTGGGATGCCCCCGTGCTCCCGGACAGGAGAATAGCCCGGTGCGGGTGGAATCCTACGATATCTCCAATACCAACGGAGTGGATTCCGTGGGCGCCATGGTGGTGTTCAGCGGACTGAACAAGGTAAAGAAAGACTACCGGCGATTCCGGATCCGGACCATCGAGGGCGCAGACGATTACGGCAGCCTTCAGGAGGTGCTGTACCGTCGGTACAAACATGCGCTAGCCGGGGATCCGGGCTTTTCTACGTTGCCGGATATCATTATGATGGACGGGGGCCTGGGCCAGGTCCACGCCGCAAAAAAGATTCTGGATGCCATGCGCCTTCCGATTCCCGTGGTGGGGATGGCCAAGGACGATGCTCATCGCACCAGGGCCATCGTGTTTGATGATGGACGGGAGTTGCCTTTGGCGGATCACCAGGTGCTGTTCAGCTATGCGGGGACGATCCAGGAGGAAGTCCATCGATACGCCATTGACTACCACCACAAGTTGCACGGGAAGAATGCCATCCACTCCGTGCTGGATGAGATCCCGGGCGTGGGGCCCAAGCGGCGGAACGAACTCCTGTATCACTTCAAGTCTGTAGAAGGTGTGAAAGCAGCTACGATGGAGGAACTCATGGAGCTTCCCTCGGTCACCAGGCAGGTCGCGGAAAACATCCGGGAGTATTTTAAGTAA
- a CDS encoding D-alanyl-D-alanine carboxypeptidase family protein: protein MERSGQPLYSARIERLITILVIVALCIVITPAQYVSGIEIPDAARAGKEAGPQLFARSAIVYCENTGEVVYSKESRIKHPPYSLAKLVTAMVVIQTTPLDKEVKVSENAASQTGKLIGLKKGEKITVEQLLYGMLMGGGNDASYALSECVSGKKSGKFVKKMNKMAKNLGCEHTHFSDPAGYKSEETYTTARDFLRILRVALTDETIEKITGTKQYEIPRTNKNGSRTLTSTVPLLNDPKAYVYAGMDGLHDQEHASTAVGTRKDGLRLFIVLLADKELQREADIRTLEEYAEKNVQGIQVVRKGKAMGKVRIRHGAKTSLSAYTARDGYAYLPAEGSEELIRHNLKMKEVTAPVKEGDVLGYYEICIGDKVSNRVPLVAKEAVKVGWFPSYIGISNKTTIVIMVILGVLLLLVLWILVMRARLKRQRARKRREMIREKARLEYLEEEDHRKRDWNFGRK from the coding sequence ATGGAAAGGAGCGGGCAGCCATTGTATTCTGCACGTATTGAAAGGTTAATCACGATCCTGGTCATCGTGGCTTTGTGCATCGTCATCACGCCAGCACAGTATGTGTCTGGCATCGAGATCCCGGATGCGGCCAGAGCCGGGAAGGAGGCAGGGCCCCAGTTGTTTGCGCGGTCCGCCATCGTCTACTGCGAGAACACGGGAGAGGTGGTGTATTCCAAGGAATCCCGGATCAAGCATCCTCCCTACAGCCTGGCCAAACTGGTCACCGCCATGGTGGTGATTCAAACCACGCCCCTGGACAAGGAAGTGAAAGTCTCGGAGAACGCTGCGTCTCAGACCGGGAAACTTATAGGCCTCAAGAAAGGGGAGAAGATCACGGTGGAGCAACTCCTCTACGGAATGCTTATGGGAGGCGGCAACGATGCGTCTTACGCATTGTCGGAATGTGTCTCCGGCAAGAAGTCCGGTAAGTTCGTCAAGAAGATGAACAAGATGGCAAAGAACCTGGGGTGCGAGCACACCCATTTCAGCGATCCCGCCGGATACAAGTCGGAGGAGACCTATACGACTGCCCGGGATTTTCTGCGAATCCTGAGGGTGGCTCTGACCGATGAGACAATCGAGAAGATCACAGGCACAAAGCAATACGAGATCCCCCGTACCAACAAGAACGGGAGCCGGACACTGACCTCTACTGTTCCGCTTCTGAATGACCCGAAGGCTTACGTCTATGCGGGTATGGATGGATTACACGATCAGGAGCACGCCAGCACGGCTGTGGGGACCCGGAAGGATGGGCTGCGCCTGTTCATCGTCCTTTTGGCAGACAAGGAGCTGCAGAGAGAGGCCGACATCCGTACTCTGGAGGAGTACGCAGAGAAGAATGTACAGGGTATACAGGTCGTTCGTAAGGGCAAGGCGATGGGAAAGGTGAGGATCCGCCACGGAGCCAAGACCAGCCTGTCAGCGTATACGGCCAGAGATGGCTATGCCTATTTGCCGGCAGAGGGATCAGAAGAGCTGATCCGCCACAACCTTAAAATGAAAGAAGTCACCGCTCCGGTGAAAGAAGGAGACGTGCTTGGGTATTACGAGATCTGCATCGGAGATAAGGTCAGCAACCGCGTACCCCTTGTTGCGAAGGAGGCCGTGAAGGTGGGTTGGTTCCCCTCCTATATTGGGATCTCCAACAAGACCACCATCGTCATAATGGTGATCCTGGGTGTTTTGCTGCTGCTTGTTCTCTGGATATTGGTCATGCGTGCCCGGCTGAAGCGCCAGCGCGCCCGCAAGCGGAGAGAGATGATCCGAGAGAAAGCCAGACTGGAGTATCTGGAGGAGGAAGACCACCGGAAAAGAGACTGGAACTTCGGTCGGAAATAG
- the serC gene encoding 3-phosphoserine/phosphohydroxythreonine transaminase — translation MSNKYDRVFNFSAGPSVLPLEVLENVQKDLLNYKGTGQSVMEMSHRSAEYQKIIDEAEADLRTLLNIPDDYSVLFLQGGGTLQFSMVPINLLRNSKKADYIVTGQWAKKAYKEACKFGDIRCVASSEDKTFSYIPKVSKEDFREDADYVYICYNNTIYGSKFPYIPDTGDIPLVADMSSCILSEEIDWSKFACVWAGAQKNVAPAGVTIVIIRKDLIGHAPEGTPVYLDYKIHDEKGSMYNTPPCFSIYVAGEVFKYLLANGGVKAMHEKDIRKAQKLYDAIDESSLFKGTVEKEDRSLMNVTFVTGDPDLDKEFIALAKENGLINLKGHRSVGGLRASIYNAMPEEGVDALIDLMKKFEAEKK, via the coding sequence ATGAGCAATAAGTACGACAGAGTGTTTAACTTCTCTGCAGGTCCGTCCGTGCTTCCGCTGGAAGTTCTCGAGAACGTTCAGAAGGATCTTCTGAACTACAAGGGGACCGGACAGTCCGTTATGGAGATGAGCCACCGTTCCGCAGAGTATCAGAAGATCATCGATGAGGCAGAAGCTGATCTGAGAACCTTGCTGAACATTCCGGATGACTACAGCGTACTTTTCCTTCAGGGTGGCGGTACACTGCAGTTCTCGATGGTTCCGATCAATCTCCTCAGAAACTCCAAGAAGGCTGACTACATCGTGACCGGTCAGTGGGCCAAGAAGGCATATAAGGAAGCCTGCAAGTTCGGCGACATCCGTTGCGTTGCCAGTTCTGAAGACAAGACCTTCTCTTACATCCCGAAGGTGAGTAAGGAAGACTTCAGAGAGGATGCAGACTATGTCTACATCTGCTACAACAACACCATCTATGGATCCAAGTTCCCGTACATTCCTGACACAGGAGATATCCCTCTCGTTGCGGATATGTCCTCCTGTATCCTGAGCGAGGAGATCGATTGGTCCAAGTTCGCATGCGTATGGGCTGGCGCTCAGAAGAACGTGGCTCCCGCCGGCGTGACCATCGTAATCATCCGTAAGGACCTGATCGGCCATGCTCCGGAGGGAACACCGGTCTATCTTGACTACAAGATCCACGATGAGAAGGGCTCCATGTACAACACCCCGCCTTGCTTCTCCATCTATGTAGCAGGTGAAGTGTTCAAGTATCTGCTTGCCAACGGTGGTGTCAAGGCCATGCACGAGAAGGACATCCGCAAGGCACAGAAGCTGTACGATGCCATCGATGAGAGCAGCCTGTTCAAGGGCACCGTTGAGAAGGAAGACAGATCTCTCATGAACGTCACCTTTGTCACCGGAGATCCCGATCTCGACAAGGAATTCATCGCGCTGGCCAAGGAGAACGGCCTGATCAATCTGAAGGGACATCGTTCTGTTGGCGGCCTGAGAGCCAGCATCTACAATGCTATGCCTGAAGAGGGCGTAGACGCGCTGATTGACCTGATGAAGAAATTCGAAGCAGAGAAAAAATAA
- a CDS encoding 3-phosphoglycerate dehydrogenase, whose translation MYNIATLNKISPVGLAHLTDNYQVSDDLAAANGILVRSQDMHEMDFSESLYAIGRAGAGVNNIPLDKCADQGIVVFNTPGANANAVKELVIAGLFLSARNIPAALAWAKTLTTDVGKAVEKGKKQFAGKEIQGKTLAVYGLGAIGVMVSNSAAALGMDVVGYDPFFTPKNAHNLCSCVKVVGDPKDMLADADYVTIHVPASPATNGMINAEVFDQMKDGAVVLNFSRDKLVNEADLLAALESGKISEYITDFGTDGLVGKDGVVILPHLGASTAEAEDNCATIAVNEIMDYIENGNVTNSVNFPAASLGARKGDTRIAVLTKGVENPVDAVVKNIGVTVSGVAGGSKGDYGYVLVSTSDDVADAPAIEGAVRVRVIK comes from the coding sequence ATGTACAACATCGCAACATTGAACAAGATCTCTCCGGTTGGTCTTGCTCACCTCACAGACAACTATCAGGTATCTGATGATCTGGCTGCAGCAAACGGAATTCTGGTCAGAAGTCAGGATATGCATGAGATGGACTTTTCCGAGTCCCTGTATGCTATCGGCAGAGCAGGTGCCGGTGTCAATAACATTCCGCTTGACAAGTGCGCTGACCAAGGCATCGTCGTTTTCAACACTCCGGGTGCCAACGCCAACGCCGTCAAGGAACTGGTCATCGCTGGCCTCTTCCTCTCCGCCAGAAACATTCCTGCCGCACTGGCCTGGGCAAAGACCCTGACCACCGATGTAGGCAAGGCTGTCGAAAAAGGAAAGAAACAGTTTGCCGGCAAGGAGATCCAAGGCAAGACTCTGGCGGTTTATGGCCTGGGCGCCATCGGTGTCATGGTGTCCAATTCCGCTGCCGCTCTGGGCATGGACGTAGTTGGCTATGACCCCTTCTTCACCCCGAAGAACGCGCACAACCTTTGCTCTTGCGTCAAGGTCGTCGGAGATCCTAAGGATATGCTGGCGGACGCAGACTATGTGACCATCCACGTTCCGGCTTCCCCGGCTACCAATGGCATGATCAACGCTGAGGTATTCGACCAGATGAAGGACGGCGCCGTGGTTCTGAACTTCTCCCGTGACAAGCTGGTCAACGAGGCTGACCTGTTGGCAGCACTGGAGAGCGGCAAGATCAGTGAGTACATCACCGACTTTGGTACCGATGGTCTCGTTGGCAAGGATGGCGTCGTGATCCTGCCACACCTGGGTGCATCCACCGCGGAAGCAGAAGACAATTGTGCCACCATCGCAGTGAACGAGATCATGGACTACATCGAGAACGGAAACGTCACCAACTCGGTCAACTTCCCGGCAGCCAGCCTGGGTGCACGCAAGGGTGACACCAGAATCGCTGTCCTGACCAAGGGCGTTGAGAATCCGGTAGACGCTGTCGTGAAGAACATCGGCGTTACTGTAAGCGGCGTAGCCGGTGGCTCCAAAGGCGACTACGGTTACGTACTGGTTTCCACCAGCGACGATGTTGCAGATGCACCGGCCATCGAAGGCGCAGTCCGCGTAAGAGTGATCAAATAA